The genomic DNA GTCTACGTCCTCGAGCAACTCCTCGGTCTTCGCCACCCACTGGTGCTCGCGCAAGCGATAGGCGGCGCGGTTCTGCAGGCGCACGCGGGTCACCAGCCCCAGCGCGCCAAGGGACACCCGGCCGGCCTTGAACACGTCGGAATGACGCTGGGCATCGCAATCGAGCACCTCGCCGCTGGCCGTCACCAGTTGCAGGCCGACCACTTGGGACGCGTACGAGCCAAAGGCCTTGCCGGTGCCGTGGGTCGAGGTGGCGATAGCTCCGGCCAGAGTCTGGTAATCCACGTCGGCCATGTTCGGCAGCGCCTGGCCGATGGCCTTGAGCGCCGGGCCCATGCGGGACATAGGCGTGCCACCGCCAAACTCGGCTTGCAGGCTGGCCTCGTCGTGATCCAGCAGGCCACTGAAAAAACTCAGCGACAACAAGGTGCCATCGGTGGGCACCAGGGCGCTGAAGGAATGACCGGAACCCACCGGGCGAATCCGCCCTTCGGCGCGGCGCACCACCTGCACCAGTTCATCGAGGTCCTTGGGCGCCAGCCGCGCCGCCGGCAGGCAACTCTGCGCACCGGACCAGTTGCGCCACGGGATCAACCGCGGCGCACGCATCAGCTCGGCCAGGGCGCCCTGGCTGCCCAGCGCCGTGAAGGCGGCGACAACGCCGGCCTGTTGCAGCAACCGACGCCGTGAGTAGTCCATCGTCATGCCGTAGTACCCGTATTCATTATTGGAAGTGTTGACCGGACATGAAGGCGATCAAGGCCAGGAACTGCTCTTCGGAACAGTGCATGCACAGGCCCATCGGCGGCATGCCGTTGTAGCCGTTGATCGCATGGTCCAGCAGGGTCTCGGCGCCCTGGGCGATCCGCGGGGCCCAGGCGTTCGTGTCGCCGGTCAACGGTGCCCCGGCGCTGGGGTTGGCGTGGCAGAGCTTGCAGCTGCTGTCATAGACCTGGGCCAGTGCCGCATCGCTGGGCATGGCCGTGAACACCGTGGGCATGGGCGGCTTGGCTTCTTCGCCGCAGCCGGCGAGCAAGGTGCCAAGCAGGAGGATGACGGCTGGGTTGAGCCAGGTGGAAGGTGTCGTTGCCGGCATGGGGCCCTCTTGGCTGCGCTTTTCTTGTTGTGGGTCAACACTAAGGCACGCCAGCACGTCGGCTTGAGGTCATTGGGGGCCAGAAAAGGGGGCTTGGGCGGCCAGTTGCCGGCCTATCAATGACCTTTGTGGCGAGGGGCTTTATCTGTGGGCTCTATGGGTTCTGTGGGAGCAAGGCTTGCCCGCGAAGCAGGCGACTCGGTTACAGATAGACCGTGTGTTCTTCATCGCGGGCAAGCCTTGCTCCCACAGAGCCTTGTTCCCCCAGAGCGGCTCGCCACACGGGCATTGCGTGCTCAGGGGAGTAATAACCCCTGCTCGCGCTCGCACAACTGCACCACGTAATCCCACAACACCCGCAGGCGTACGGATTTGTGCAGTTCGCGGCGGGTGCTGATCCAGTAGCTGCGGCGGATGGTTTCGTCCGGCAGCAACGGCACCAGCGTCGGGTCCCCGCTGGCCATGTAGCACGGCAACACGGCGATCCCCAGGCCCGAGCGCGCGGCCTGCTGCTGAGCGATGACGCTGGTGCTGTGGAACACCACCCGGGGATTGCGGCAAAAGCTGTTGAGGAACATCAGTTCCTGGCTGAACAGCAGGTCGTCGACATAACCGATCCAGGCGTGGCGGGCCAGGTCTTCGCGGCTGCGCAAGGCTGGCGAGCGGTCCAGGTAGACCTGGCTGGCGTACAGCGCCAGGCTGTAGTCGGTGAGTTTTCGCGTCACCAGCAGGTCGGCCGCCGGGCGTTCGAGGTGGATGCTGATTTCCGCCTCACGGTTGAGGATGCTGACAAAGCGCGGCACCGCCACCAGTTCCACCTCCAGCCCCGGATAACGCTGGAACAACCCGTCCATGCGACTGGCCAGAAACATGATGCCCAGACCTTCGGTCACCCCCAAACGGATCTTGCCCAAGGGCGCACTGGACTGGGTGATGTCCTCCTGGGCCAGCAACGCCACGTTCTCCATGGCTTCGGCGTGCTTGAGCAATGTCTCGCCGGCAGGGGTCAGTTCATAACCCTGGGCATGCTGGACGAACAACGCGGTGCCCAGGCTTTTCTCGATGGCCTCGATGTGCCGGGCCACCGTGGCGTGGGTGGTGTTCAGCCGTCGTGCAGCCGTCAACAGACGCCCACTGCGTTGCAGTTCCAGGAAATAGCGCAGGTCATTCCAGTCGAACATGAGGCGATCCTTGAACACGCCTGAAAGGCATGACTGTTTATAAACACACAGCAGCTGCGCAAAAACTAACATTCTTTTGACGAAAACTAACAACTAGGATGGATCCCACAACAACAAGAATGAGGTCGCGAATGCAACCTGTCGTCGATGAATACGATTACGTGATCGTGGGCGCCGGCCCTGCCGGGTGCTTGCTGGCCAATCGACTGTCGGCCAACCCGCAACACCGGGTGCTGCTGCTCGAAGCCGGCGGGCGCGACAACTATCCGTGGATTCACATCCCGGTCGGCTACCTGTTCTGCATCGGCAACCCGCGCACCGACTGGTGCTTCAAGACCGAAGCACAACCAGGCCTGCAAGGGCGCGCGCTGAGCTATCCGCGCGGCAAGGTCCTGGGCGGTTGCTCCTCCATCAACGGCATGATCTACATGCGCGGCCAAGCCGCGGACTATGATGGCTGGGCCGCCGAGGGCAATCCCGGCTGGGCCTGGGAAAACGTGCTACCGCTGTTCCGCCAGAGCGAAAACCACTTTGCCGGCGCATCCGAATTCCATGGCTCCGGCGGCGAATGGCGGGTCGAACGCCAGCGCCTGTCATGGCCGATTCTCGATGCCTTCCGCAGCGCCGCCGAGCAGAGCGGCATCCCCAACGTCGACGACTTCAACAGCGGCGACAATGAAGGCTGCGGATACTTCCAGGTCAACCAGAAAGCCGGGGTGCGCTGGAACGCGGCCAAGGCGTTCCTCAAGCCGGTTCGCCAGCGCGCCAACCTCACGGTGTTGACCGACGTCGAGGTCGACCGCGTGTTGCTGCGTGATGACCGCGCCCACGCCGTCAGCGCGCG from Pseudomonas beijingensis includes the following:
- a CDS encoding c-type cytochrome, with translation MPATTPSTWLNPAVILLLGTLLAGCGEEAKPPMPTVFTAMPSDAALAQVYDSSCKLCHANPSAGAPLTGDTNAWAPRIAQGAETLLDHAINGYNGMPPMGLCMHCSEEQFLALIAFMSGQHFQ
- a CDS encoding LysR family transcriptional regulator; amino-acid sequence: MFDWNDLRYFLELQRSGRLLTAARRLNTTHATVARHIEAIEKSLGTALFVQHAQGYELTPAGETLLKHAEAMENVALLAQEDITQSSAPLGKIRLGVTEGLGIMFLASRMDGLFQRYPGLEVELVAVPRFVSILNREAEISIHLERPAADLLVTRKLTDYSLALYASQVYLDRSPALRSREDLARHAWIGYVDDLLFSQELMFLNSFCRNPRVVFHSTSVIAQQQAARSGLGIAVLPCYMASGDPTLVPLLPDETIRRSYWISTRRELHKSVRLRVLWDYVVQLCEREQGLLLP